aaaaaaagcctcagtaAAACAACTGGCACACTGCGTTAGAATTGGAAAAAGTACCAACAAACAAGCTATGGTGCAAAGGCAGGTGGTTTAACAAAAGTTGGTAATTTGTGCACCAGTGCTCATTCTAACACCTCTGCTAATTTACTTTTTTCTGTATACTAAAATTGTTTTTCTCAAAAAGTAAATTTTTCATCTATTTCAGCACACAGACGCTTTTTGTGGCTCTTTTTGTCAGAAGGAGACTAatgttcatatgttttgtttgaattattACTAAAACTGTCCTTTAATGCACTCCATGTTGAAAGATGATGGATGTTGATTAGGTACGGCACACCAGAATGAACAATGTTGCAGCTATAAATGCATAGAGGTGCTcgattttgaaaaaaaaaaggttgtcaAACACTTAAAATTCATTACATAACTTCACAAGCAAATGCTGGATttagaaataaacatgaatgcTGTTGATATATATTCAAAGCTGTCAACTGCACTCTTTGTCAATCCCTCATTATCATTCTCCATTCCGCTTGGACTTAAATAATGAGAAGATTGTTTTCCTCTCCCGTCTAATCATCTAATTTCAGCCTTTATagcatttccttcctcacaCAGAAGCTCTTTCCAGCTCAGCATCTGTCAAAACTAAGCTGATTGGACCAAATCAAAACTGAAATCAAATTAAGGCCCATTGTCAACGCGCGTGGCTCCGTCACCGCCATGAAAGGGGGACCACACAGAAGAGATAACAAGAAATTCAAAGTCGCTGGTTtgacatgaaagaaaataacagagcTGGGTGGGTGGTGCAATTTCTTACTCATTAAAAACGTGTAAGAATCATCACCTACACTTACAGGACTGTAAGCAATATATAGAGATGTCCTCATGTGCTTCATGACATAACCATACAGGTACTTCCCCAGCAGAATagttgaaaaataattttagaGGCACATTATGACAATTACGAGACAATTCTAGCtttcaatatttgtttttcataaaatCTACCGTTTTCAATTCTGACGTGTAGTGGCAGAGAGGTTTTTGTGGAAGGTTATGATATGCATCTCTTTGAATGGACTCAGCTGAACATACAGAGTTTTGGTCCAGCAGATGTCTCGTGGTGATTGGACAGCAGTTAGGCAGCTGTCAGAAGACACTGGTAGATAATTTAGCTCTGCCTTGCAGTGACATGATAATAATGCACTCATTTCCTGCTGTGATTCTCCTGATCGGCTGACAGTCAAGCACAAAAGAGGCTGAATTCATTAGTAATGGGGAGGCGCGTATGCAAACTTGTTCAACATACAAAAAAGGGATCTCTGGTTAAATATTCAGCAAACAAATTCACAATTTGAACTAttgtaggaaaaaaaatgtactcCAAAGAATGGGAGTTTGCACTTCATTTCATGGACCGACCCTCATGTCCAAAATTATAATATATATTCCATACCAGTAAATAATAGATGAGTCAATAACACTGTATCAGTTTCTACCTTGGCCTCATTACTCattacacactcacatactcaAGTATGCTATATCCCAGCTATACCCCTAAGCAATTAGTTGGTCTAAAATATCAGGGGGCTAGTTATTCAGGcatgtatttcatatttttattggtttatttggAGCTCTGAATGCAGACCAAgctacagcaaacacagcctcaGCAAATCCCCAAGCTCCTCTGCAGTCAGCAAAGTAATTGGGGAGGGAGTCCCAAAGGGTCCTCACATAGTGCTGAACCCTTTGCTACTGACAAGTTGAAATGGCAGTGGAGGTAGATAGGAGTATGTGTtagtgtgaaagtgtgtgtgtgtgtgtgtgtgtgtgtgtgttagtgcgtAAAGGGAGGATATAAGTACAGGAGGTGGCTTGAATACTTTGTGTGAATAGGCCTGCGGTCTTTAGAGGCTCGCTGGATGGCTGGGAAACCATCTGGTTCCCCAACCCCCCAGCTGCATTGCCAAAGGTTCACGATTTCTATGGGGATGTAAAATCTGGCTCATGGGGGGGCTGCACTGATGCCAGTTTAAGCCCCCACTGCCCAAAATTGGTTAATTAACTCTAtctctcacacagagagaaatttCCTTTGTATGTAATTCTGCCATTCATCACAATCCAACTATTTTATTCTAAAGCTTTGCCAGCTATCAGCTTGTGAAAATAGCAGGAACAGTTGAATGTGggataaagaaaaataaacccCATACGTGACTCCATAACATTaagaaagcacaaacacagacaatggGTTCAGGCCAGTTTCAGAATTTGaggtaaaatataaaaatgtaccTTTCGATCATTAACTTTGTCTGCAACTGCAACTTCACTGATAAGATTAAGATGATAAAGTATATTTTGCCTAGACATTAATTGGTTTTCAAAATCAATTTACCGCACATATTCATGGGATATGCTTATCAGATTTCCAGTTACTATTAGAGTTGTCTGCCAGTGTGTAGGAGGCTGAGCTTATAATGAGATCGTCTCATATTTACAATTAtcaaataatgtaataaagccatatatttacaaaaaaatatacCACAAGGCCTTAATTCACAACAATAAAGCATGTCAACTTTGTACACTGACTCTGTGCACTGAGACAAAGTGATCATATCCTGAGGTGATGATAAAACGAAGGTGGGTTGCACTGCTTCCATttagctgaaagaaaaaaagacaagtagttttttttaatcgaTTAACTCTATTCAATCATAGTATGTTTTACATAATTATGCTTTCATTCAGACTTACCGAAATAGCATTTGACTGAAGATGCCCCTCTGTATGTTCAAATTCTATAAGACAATCACCTTGTTAATGCTAATGCTCAGTTCTTTGGCATTTAAACtaaatgtgcaaacagataCTGTAGGTGGAACCCCCCTTACCTTTCTTTGTAACAGACTCAAACTGAGAAGCATTTTGTGAGGTATTCTTTTCTATCTTTAGATGCTtgactgcaaaagaaaaaaaaacaaccatatatctataaatatatatataatctcaGGTTTTccaataaaatatgacaaacatTTTTGGTCTGGTACTGATACCTAGGAagaattttattttgacaatgAGCATGGCAGTAGAATTAAGATTTGGTAAAATGTCATCATGTCATGTTAGTCCCAACAACTATAGGATGGACTgctatgaaattttgtacagacattcatggtccccagatgagGATTCCTAATGACATTGGtaagcctttttcttttttttttttttttttttttttgttcacttttcctctagcgccaccatgaggttatCACTTGTGGTTTTGTGTAGAAATATATCAACAACTGTTgaatggatttccatgaaatctGCAACACACATTCAACCTCCCACACGATGAAGTGAAATCAGCTTGTTAAtcctctgtctttccatctagcaccaccatcaggtcaaactttcaatttgtccaatactgGTTTATAACCAAATACCAGTAAAACTAAGGACATTGCCATGAGTCTCAGAGGTACTTTGTGCTTGCAGCTaatcagaaaatgtttgcatgccaGTATGTTAAACTAAGATGCTGTATATGGTAATTATTATagatcagcatgttagcactgtcactgtgtgcacagcctcacagtgcCGgtaacatggctgcagactcttagtcttgtttatGCACATTTATTCAACTCAGTCAGCTCTTGTCCAATATCTTAAAAATGAAGTCAGTCATTTCTGACCATGTAAATCACAGTTTTAGTCACATATATGATCAAAGAGTTTAATGAATAGATACAATaaaaaactcaaaactcaaGTGTTTCTCAATTGGTCGGAATTGATATAAGCCTCTTTACTTGTGATTAAAAACACTACTGAGCTTAAGAAATACAGTAaagatgaaagacagaaaactttGTCTTAGTCTTAAAAAAGCATTTGGAAGTATAGACTGTGATTGCACATGGCTTCAATCTAAAACACAAGGCAGGCAGAGTAAAGTGTGCTGACAGCTGACCATACATGTACTGTGTTAGGTTGCAATTTGTTTTCAAATTTTTAGTacactgtgtttaaatgttaaattaggAATGTCCATACTTAGGAATATTAATTGTGATCCATAAGTGTTTTATATTATGAAATCAACTATTAACATTAGGAGATGTAAGATCTATATACAATTTTAATACTATCAAAATGAGTAAGTTTATCTTAACAGACTAGCTTTTATTCAATTCATGTATTGAGGAAATTGATACGACCTGTGTTTTCAGTATGTCATGGGGGACTTCAAGACAGATAACGTTAAATGAGATGTTAACTCTTTGCTGGATTTCTCAAACTAGTTATTTTAAAGTAATAGTACATATGTCACCATTATAGTTTACAAACCATTGTAGCTGTCCACTGTCACAGAAGAAATCTTCGTGGGTTCAGGGAAGCGAATGATGAACTCTTGAGGAAACATACCGGTGGACATCCAAAACGTGTTGGTGTTTCTGGGTGAAAGGGGACAAACAACACTAAAATTAACATCGATCTGGTTAGGTTGGGATTCAGTAGCACTGAAGAAATTGAACGTCTGACATTATCTTTCACAGTAGCGACAAAACCGTTGGCGGTATTTCAGAAACAACTTAagctagctaagctaacacTCACCCGTCAGTGATATTTTCTGGTGGGTGATTCTCGTCGCTGGATGTAGCGACGACAACTTTTGCACCCAAAGAACTCAGAGAGGACTCAATCATCTTCAGAAAGTCACACGGCAAAGTACCCGATGATTTCTggtggaggaaaacaacagcaacttCGGTAACGATACACAGCAATCTGTTTTGTTTACGCCGGAGACGCCAACTATCAGAGCTACCGTCGTTGCCACGCCAACCACTGCGTCGCAAGATATATACGTGATCATTACAGTTCTACGTCACCATTTCCGACGCACGTTGCTCGTTGCTTGTTTAGCAATTAGCGGTTAGCAGTGAAATCTGTCTTTACATGGCGAATGGATGCGAAGACGTGTTGTTCATGCGCGGAGCTGGGCAGGTTAGTAATTTTGCACTACTGAGCACAAGATGACAGTACATGTAAACTTTTGTAGGCTGTTACAGAATTGGTTGATATGGTGTGCTAGGAAGCTAAGCTAATTACAAATCAACGCCGAGTACGAGTAAGTTGGGTAACAAAGAGGACAGGAATTGGAAACATGAACCTAAAATCCACAGTGTAGATGACATGTTTCTTTAGTCGACATATTGTGATACGCCGGCTTGGAGAGACGTAACGTGAATTAGCCTTAGTTGCACAAAGATGCTGCACTTTGACTTCCTGTTCCATCCTTTCCACAGTGTAGGGGATGCAAAGATAAACATGTCAAGTTAACTGCAAGAATTAGCTGCCCTGTAAAATCGGCCCGGAGAATTAATAAGAATAATATCAACAGAGTCCACAATACTAATGCaccttttctgtcctttttgaAAGGCTTATGAAAAATTCAATCTTTCATTCCCAGAGGCTTTAtttctgttcttctcttttCCAGAGTGATGATTCGGATATATGGGATGACACAGCATTGATAAAGGCTTATGACAAGGCAGTTGCATCATTCAAGGTAAATTAGGAGCTCTGCAGTGTATATGCACATGACgcatgtatgtttgttttgCCACTTATGTCTCTGCtcttgctttgtgtttcagactGCCCTAAAAGGCGAGGATGAGCCTCAAGCCTCCAAGAAAAGCCAACCTGGAAAAAAACGCAAGAATAACAAACGGAACCAGAGCAGGAAAAGAACCAATGCACCCCCAGATAAAGAGGTGTGTAACTGGAACTAAAGACTACAgataaatatacatacatatttacagACAGTCTGTCGGGGTCTCAATGACAGCACTGGGAATCATAGtaacagttcagtttctgtgttcaacaacacatttcagtgaTCTATATTCGTGTTTCGTCCGCCCCTTTCATTATTCTGGATTTGGTTAACTTCAGACCAGGAGACAAAGAAGATAGTTTGGTTGCACTTTGACTTTTATTACTATTTACGTTGTGTCACAGTGGCAGGTTGGGGACTCGTGCAGTGCTTACTGGTCAGAGGACGGCCAGCTCTATGCAGCCACCATCTCCTCCATAGACGAGACGAGGGGCACTTGTGTAGTTGTTTATACAGATtacggcaacgaggaggagcagAACCTTGCAGACTTGCTTTCAGAGATTTCTGAGGGTGATGCAGAAACCAATGCCAaggtaaagcaaacaaaacaaattcaaattatATAGTGATTAGGAAATACAATGTGTTTCTTGTATTGTATTAGATCTGCATTGTTGTCTGTTTAATTAACAGGTTAATGATCATGTACGTTCCATCTCTggagtttgttttattttggcgGTGTATTTGTATTATTTCCTCAAGTCAAATGCAAAAGGTATTTTGTCACGTTCAAACAGCAGAATTTGAGAGcatgactgaaatatcttacTGTAAAAGGTTTTGATGTCAGTTTGTCAGAATCGAAGGAAAAGACTTCTTTCCAGACTGGAAATTTACACTCTCAATATTAATAATTGTTGCTGAATTGTTTTGGTTGGATTTAATtggtatttaaaaaaagaaaatgatgaatcaaGACTAAAGCAATCTGTCTCTGCAATTCAGGTAAATGGGGCAGAATCGTCAACAGAGGAGAGTGAAAGGTCAGCAACaccaaaccaacacaaacagcagccccACAGTAAACCTCAGAAGTCCAAGGCCCACAAAGGACCTCCTCCTATGTGGGCTTCTGGTTTCCCAGGGTTTCCTCCAGGCCCACCTCCCATGCATGCATTCAGACCGGTAAGAAGAATGACTCAGTACCTTTCCTCATTTGTCAGCAATGTAATagactgtagtttttttttttctgtaatcctgctaACTCatgaacagacaaaaaaattgGACTAGGAACATCACCCCTTTGGCAGACTTAATCATTGTTTGAGATAAAATGTTAAAGCTGAGATTAAATTGGTTTATGCTTCATACATTCAGTGAGTTCAGCTCTTTGCTGAAcattaataatacaataaagTGTTTATAGCGTGAAAGAAAAACTCGAGCATATACATTCAGCTCTGGAGTATTATTGGATTGCCATAAATTGAACTAGCCTTTATGATAATGGGTTTAAACTCTGTTTAAAGTCATAAAAAGAGGaatacaaaaatgtgttttcagaatGACATACAGGTTATTATCATCAGCTTTCCTTGCAGGTCACACTTTATATACACAGAAGCTGCTGAGATTATAAGAACTGAATGACTGCGCTTATTTTATTGAATGCAGAGTCCACTAAAGAGGGTTGTTTTTGTACACTACTCCTGTAAAATTGAACAGATTTAACCCAAATATTCCTGATCTTTGCTTTAAGTGCAGTGAATATCAAGGTACTCTGTATCATTGCATATGGGAGTGTGAGGTTATTCAAAGATTTTGGAGTATGGTGACACAGTATATCTCACAGTTGACCTCTACCCTGATTCCTCTAaatcagccatgtccaaactattccataaagggccgtgtggctgcaggttttcgttccaaccaaggaggagcacaccaggctggactcatttaatcagctgatctcacttttcagctgataactaagggatcccttgatgttgattggttggcttggtgtgctcctccttggttggaacgaaaacctgcagccacacggccctttatggaatagtttggacatgcctgctctaaatCCTaagttgtgtgttttgggtATCTATCCAGCTAATTGCTCTCTACCtgttaatgaaaaaaaggtGGCAAGTCTTTGTCTACTACAGACTAGGCGCTCAATCGCCCTGTGATTGACCCTCAGTATGTGGCTGAGTAATCTAATATCAACTCTGGCTTTAGAAAGACTCACCTATGCTATCAGGAATAAAACCTCTGAATTTAAAGACATTTGGGAAAGATTTTTAGAGTTTATTAAACATGGCGATATAGAAGATGCTTTGTAAATTATAGTATATAATTGTGAGGAGATGTGAATTTTTTATGTACCGTTTGATATAAGTAAAGGTTGAAGGTTATATGCTGCCTGTTCAAGTGGGgaagttttgttgtttgtttattttgttatgtgtcttttgatTAATGTGTATTTGACTGCTACATGACTATGTTTATTGTGGAAAATTCAataaagacatgttttaaaaaaaaaaaaaaaaaaaaaaaaaagggttgttTGAGCCATTAACATCCTTTCCAAAATGATCTGTGCTCCTATTTGGTGTGACTGAGATCACCGTGTGTTG
The DNA window shown above is from Chelmon rostratus isolate fCheRos1 chromosome 5, fCheRos1.pri, whole genome shotgun sequence and carries:
- the hspb11 gene encoding intraflagellar transport protein 25 homolog; its protein translation is MIESSLSSLGAKVVVATSSDENHPPENITDGNTNTFWMSTGMFPQEFIIRFPEPTKISSVTVDSYNVKHLKIEKNTSQNASQFESVTKKEFEHTEGHLQSNAISLNGSSATHLRFIITSGYDHFVSVHRVSVQS
- the smn1 gene encoding survival motor neuron protein 1 codes for the protein MANGCEDVLFMRGAGQSDDSDIWDDTALIKAYDKAVASFKTALKGEDEPQASKKSQPGKKRKNNKRNQSRKRTNAPPDKEWQVGDSCSAYWSEDGQLYAATISSIDETRGTCVVVYTDYGNEEEQNLADLLSEISEGDAETNAKVNGAESSTEESERSATPNQHKQQPHSKPQKSKAHKGPPPMWASGFPGFPPGPPPMHAFRPGGSRRSAGHGPVPPSWPPMMPFGPPMIPPPPPMSPDMVDDEALGSVLISWYMSGYHTGYYLGLKQGRKEAANWTKLHHK